Proteins from a genomic interval of Pseudomonas paeninsulae:
- the bamA gene encoding outer membrane protein assembly factor BamA codes for MKRLLLPAVLAALMIAEVHAESFTISDIRVNGLQRVSAGSVFGALPLNVGEEADDRSLVEATRGLFKTGFFQDIQLGRDGDVLVITVVERPSISGIEIDGNKAISSEDLLKGLNQSGLAEGEIFQRATLEGVRNELQRQYVAQGRYSAEIETEVIPQPRNRVALKININEGTVAAIQHINVVGNSAFADEDLIDLFELKTSNWLSFFRNDDKYAREKLSGDLERLRSYYLDRGYINMDISSTQVSITPDKKHVYITVNIDEGQKYSVREVKLSGDLKVPEEDIRSLLLVQEGQVFSRKVMTTTSELITRRLGNEGYTFANVNGLPEAHDEDNTVSITFVIDPGKRAYVNRINFRGNTKSEDEVLRREMRQIEGGWASTYLIDQSKTRLERLGFFKEVNVETPQVPGTDDQIDVNYSVEEQASGSITASVGFAQNAGLILGGSITQNNFLGTGNKVSVGLTRSEFQERYNFGFVDPYWTADGVSLGYNAFYRTTDYDELDTDVSSYAVDSYGVGASIGYPISETSRLTYGLTAQQDDISTGVFTVDEIFDFLEQEGDSYLNLKASVGWSESTLNRGVMATRGHSQSLVFETTVPGSDLSFYKLDYRGQVFKPLSDNYSLRFHTQLGYGDSYGSTAELPFYEHYYAGGFGSVRGFEDSSLGPRSTPSTGTKPGTQLDPDQDPLPFGGNVLIQGGVELLFPMPFVKDQRSLRTALFWDVGNVFDTNCSASQEALSDSCSLDAGSLASSVGVGLTWITALGPLSFSLAMPVVKPDDADTQVFQFSLGQTF; via the coding sequence ATGAAACGTCTGCTGCTACCTGCGGTGCTTGCCGCATTGATGATCGCCGAAGTTCACGCCGAGTCCTTCACCATCTCCGATATCCGCGTCAATGGCCTGCAGCGTGTGTCTGCGGGCAGCGTATTCGGTGCCTTGCCGCTCAATGTCGGTGAAGAGGCTGATGACCGCTCGCTGGTGGAGGCAACTCGTGGCCTGTTCAAAACCGGTTTCTTCCAGGATATCCAACTCGGCCGTGATGGTGACGTGCTGGTCATTACCGTGGTGGAGCGGCCGTCGATTTCCGGCATCGAGATCGACGGTAACAAGGCCATCAGCAGCGAAGACCTGCTTAAGGGACTGAATCAGTCCGGGCTGGCCGAAGGCGAGATCTTCCAGCGTGCGACCCTCGAAGGTGTGCGTAACGAACTGCAGCGCCAATATGTGGCCCAGGGACGTTACTCGGCCGAAATCGAAACCGAAGTGATTCCGCAGCCGCGTAACCGCGTGGCGCTGAAAATCAATATCAATGAAGGCACGGTCGCCGCCATCCAGCACATCAATGTGGTGGGCAACAGCGCCTTCGCCGACGAAGACCTGATCGATCTGTTCGAGCTGAAGACCAGCAACTGGCTGTCGTTCTTCAGAAACGACGACAAGTATGCCCGCGAAAAGCTTTCCGGTGACCTGGAGCGTCTGCGCTCCTACTACCTGGATCGCGGCTACATCAATATGGATATTTCCTCGACCCAGGTGTCCATTACCCCGGACAAGAAACACGTCTACATCACCGTCAACATCGACGAAGGCCAGAAGTACAGCGTGCGTGAGGTGAAGCTCTCCGGTGACTTGAAGGTGCCGGAAGAAGACATCAGGTCGTTGCTGCTGGTACAGGAAGGTCAGGTTTTCTCGCGCAAGGTGATGACCACCACCTCCGAACTGATCACTCGCCGTCTGGGTAACGAGGGCTACACCTTCGCCAACGTCAACGGTTTGCCGGAAGCGCATGATGAAGACAACACGGTCTCCATTACCTTCGTCATCGATCCGGGTAAGCGTGCTTACGTCAACCGCATCAACTTCCGTGGCAACACCAAGTCGGAAGACGAAGTGCTGCGCCGTGAAATGCGCCAGATCGAAGGCGGCTGGGCTTCGACCTACCTGATCGATCAGTCGAAAACCCGTCTGGAGCGCTTGGGCTTCTTCAAGGAAGTCAACGTCGAAACCCCACAAGTGCCGGGCACCGACGACCAGATCGACGTCAACTACAGCGTCGAAGAGCAGGCGTCCGGTTCGATCACCGCCAGCGTCGGTTTCGCCCAGAACGCCGGTCTGATCCTCGGTGGCTCGATCACCCAGAACAACTTCCTCGGGACGGGTAACAAAGTCAGCGTCGGCTTGACCCGCAGCGAATTCCAGGAACGCTACAACTTCGGTTTCGTCGACCCCTACTGGACTGCCGATGGCGTCAGTTTGGGCTACAACGCCTTCTATCGCACCACTGACTACGACGAACTCGACACCGATGTGTCCAGCTATGCGGTGGACAGTTATGGCGTTGGCGCCAGCATCGGTTACCCGATCAGCGAAACCTCGCGCCTGACCTATGGCCTGACGGCTCAGCAGGATGACATCAGCACTGGTGTGTTCACGGTCGATGAGATCTTCGATTTCCTCGAACAGGAAGGCGACAGCTACCTGAACCTCAAGGCCTCGGTGGGCTGGTCGGAGTCGACCCTCAATCGCGGCGTCATGGCCACCCGTGGCCATTCCCAGAGCCTGGTGTTCGAAACCACGGTGCCGGGTAGCGACCTGTCGTTCTACAAGCTCGACTACCGTGGCCAGGTGTTCAAGCCGCTGAGCGACAACTACAGCCTTCGCTTCCACACCCAGCTGGGCTATGGCGATAGTTACGGCTCGACTGCCGAGCTGCCGTTCTACGAGCACTACTATGCTGGCGGTTTCGGCTCGGTACGCGGTTTCGAGGACAGCAGTCTGGGCCCGCGTAGCACGCCAAGTACAGGTACCAAGCCGGGCACTCAGCTCGATCCCGATCAGGATCCGTTGCCGTTCGGTGGTAATGTGCTGATCCAGGGTGGCGTCGAATTGCTGTTCCCGATGCCGTTCGTCAAGGATCAGCGTTCGCTGCGTACCGCACTGTTCTGGGACGTAGGTAACGTGTTCGACACCAACTGCAGTGCCAGCCAGGAAGCCCTTAGCGACAGCTGTAGCTTGGATGCTGGGAGTCTCGCCAGCTCCGTGGGTGTGGGCCTGACTTGGATCACCGCGCTGGGGCCGTTGAGTTTCAGCCTGGCCATGCCGGTCGTCAAACCGGACGACGCCGACACTCAGGTATTCCAGTTCTCCCTCGGTCAGACGTTCTAA
- the lpxA gene encoding acyl-ACP--UDP-N-acetylglucosamine O-acyltransferase, whose amino-acid sequence MSLIDPRAIIDPSAKLADDVVVGPWSIIGPDVEIGEGTVLGPNVIIKGPTRIGKHNRVYQFSSLGEDTPDRKYKGEPTRLVIGDHNIIREGVTMHRGTIQDRDETTVGDHNLIMAYAHIGHDSVIGNHCILVNNTALAGHVHIGDWAILSGYTLVHQFCHIGAHSFAGMGTAIGKDVPAYVTVSGNPAEARSMNFEGLRRRGFSAESIHALRRAYKTVYRQGLTIEEALAELVEPSLQFPEVAVFRDSIQASNRGITR is encoded by the coding sequence ATGAGTTTGATTGACCCTCGCGCCATCATTGATCCTTCTGCCAAGCTGGCTGACGACGTTGTCGTCGGCCCTTGGTCGATCATAGGGCCTGATGTGGAGATTGGTGAGGGTACAGTGCTTGGGCCTAATGTGATCATCAAAGGGCCAACCAGAATTGGTAAGCACAATCGCGTCTATCAGTTCTCCTCGCTGGGCGAGGACACGCCGGATCGTAAGTACAAGGGCGAGCCCACGCGTCTGGTGATTGGCGATCACAACATCATTCGCGAAGGTGTCACCATGCATCGGGGCACCATCCAGGACCGCGACGAGACCACCGTGGGCGATCACAACCTGATCATGGCCTATGCGCACATCGGCCATGACAGCGTGATTGGCAACCATTGCATTCTGGTCAATAACACCGCGCTGGCGGGACATGTGCATATCGGCGACTGGGCGATTCTGTCCGGTTACACCCTGGTGCATCAGTTCTGCCATATCGGCGCGCACAGCTTTGCCGGCATGGGCACGGCGATTGGCAAGGACGTACCGGCCTATGTCACGGTTTCCGGCAATCCGGCGGAAGCCCGTAGCATGAATTTCGAAGGCCTGCGCCGTCGCGGTTTCAGTGCCGAGTCGATCCATGCGCTACGCCGCGCCTACAAGACCGTCTATCGCCAAGGCTTGACCATAGAAGAAGCCTTGGCCGAGTTGGTGGAGCCTTCGCTGCAGTTCCCTGAGGTTGCGGTGTTCCGCGACTCGATCCAGGCGTCCAATCGCGGCATTACCCGCTAG
- the dnaE gene encoding DNA polymerase III subunit alpha, with translation MTVSFVHLRLHTEYSLVDGLVRVKPLIKAVASVGMPAVAVTDMSNMCSLVKFYKAAMGGGIKPICGADIWLANTDDDGPLSRMTLLATNAKGYRNLTELVSRGWTEGQRNDQVIIQRDWVKAAAEGLIALSGSKEGEVGHALLNGEPAAAEALLREWLEVFPQRFYLEVQRTNRVNDEEHLHLAVELAAKVGASLVATNDVRFLKQDDFAAHETRVCIGEGRSLDDPRRQRSYSDQQYLKSPEEMAELFSDLPEALENTVEIARRCNIEVQMGKYFLPDFPVPAGMTMDEYFRKVSFDGLDERLEVRLPKDTPDYDAKKQVYIDRLNFELNIIIQMGFPGYFLIVMDFIKWAKNNGVPVGPGRGSGAGSLVAYVQKITDLDPLAYDLLFERFLNPERVSMPDFDVDFCMDGRDRVIDYVAEKYGRNAVSQIITFGTMAAKAVVRDVARAQGKPYGLADRLSKMIPFEVGMTLEKAYEMEEPLRDFLKVDEDAREIWEMSRKLEGITRGTGKHAGGVVIAPTKLTDFSPIACDDEGGSLVTQFDKDDVETAGLVKFDFLGLRTLTIIKWAMETINREQAKQGLPDLNIDFIPLDDKPTFQMLQKAETTAVFQLESRGMKELIKKLKPDCLEDMIALVALFRPGPLQSGMVDDFINRKHGREPISYPHQDYQYPGLEPVLKPTYGIILYQEQVMQIAQVMAGYTLGGADMLRRAMGKKKPEEMAKQRGGFIEGCTSNGIDANLSGNIFDLVEKFAGYGFNKSHSAAYGLLSYQTAWLKAHHSAAFMAAVLSADMHNTDKVVTLIEECRSMKLRLDAPDVNISEFKFTVTDEGWIIYGLGAIKGVGEGPVEAIVESRKDGPFKDLFDFCSRVDLKRINKRTLEALIRGGALDRMGPYFHEEIKAYKANIDRNRAVLLAAMEEAVQAAEQTSRSHDSGHVDLFGGVFADAEMDVYANHRKARELSLKERLKGEKDTLGLYLTGHPIDEYEGEVRRFARQRIIDLKPARGDQTIAGLIVNLRVMKNKKGDKMGFITLDDRSGRIEASLFAEAFSSNQALLQSDALVVVEGEVSNDDFSGGLRLRAKRVMSLEEARTGLADSLRLRIASSALKGDRLRWLADVCKRHRGACPITLEYTGEDARAMLQFGEGWRIDPADSLIQALRDQFGRDNVFLHYR, from the coding sequence ATGACTGTTTCGTTTGTCCATCTGCGTCTGCACACCGAGTATTCCCTGGTCGATGGTCTGGTGCGGGTCAAGCCGCTGATCAAGGCCGTGGCGAGTGTGGGCATGCCGGCGGTGGCGGTCACCGACATGAGCAACATGTGCTCGTTGGTCAAATTCTACAAAGCGGCTATGGGCGGCGGAATCAAGCCGATCTGTGGTGCCGACATCTGGCTGGCTAACACCGATGATGACGGTCCACTCAGCCGCATGACCCTGCTGGCTACCAATGCCAAGGGCTACCGCAACCTGACCGAACTGGTTTCCCGCGGCTGGACCGAGGGGCAACGCAACGACCAGGTGATCATCCAGCGCGACTGGGTCAAGGCCGCCGCCGAAGGTTTGATCGCGCTGTCTGGCTCCAAGGAGGGCGAGGTCGGTCATGCCCTGCTGAACGGCGAGCCAGCCGCAGCCGAAGCGTTGCTGCGCGAATGGCTGGAGGTGTTTCCACAGCGCTTTTACCTGGAGGTGCAGCGCACCAACAGGGTCAACGACGAGGAGCATCTGCACCTGGCGGTCGAGTTGGCAGCCAAGGTCGGGGCGTCGCTGGTGGCGACCAACGATGTGCGTTTTCTCAAGCAGGATGATTTCGCCGCCCACGAGACCCGTGTGTGCATCGGTGAAGGTCGCAGCCTGGACGATCCGCGACGTCAGCGCAGCTATTCCGATCAGCAGTACCTGAAGAGCCCGGAAGAGATGGCCGAGTTGTTCAGCGACCTGCCGGAGGCGCTGGAAAATACCGTCGAGATTGCCCGGCGCTGCAATATCGAAGTGCAGATGGGCAAGTACTTCCTGCCCGACTTCCCGGTGCCGGCCGGGATGACCATGGACGAGTACTTTCGCAAGGTTTCCTTCGACGGTCTCGACGAGCGCCTGGAAGTAAGGCTGCCCAAGGACACGCCGGACTACGACGCGAAGAAGCAGGTGTATATCGATCGGCTGAACTTCGAGCTGAATATCATCATCCAGATGGGCTTCCCCGGTTACTTCCTGATCGTTATGGATTTCATCAAGTGGGCGAAGAACAACGGCGTGCCGGTCGGCCCTGGCCGGGGGTCGGGTGCCGGTTCGCTGGTGGCCTACGTGCAGAAGATCACCGACCTCGATCCGCTGGCCTATGACCTGCTGTTCGAACGCTTCCTCAACCCGGAACGGGTCTCCATGCCCGACTTCGACGTCGACTTCTGCATGGATGGCCGCGACCGGGTAATTGATTACGTCGCCGAGAAATACGGGCGTAACGCGGTCAGCCAGATCATCACCTTCGGCACCATGGCGGCCAAGGCGGTGGTGCGTGACGTGGCGCGGGCCCAGGGCAAACCCTATGGCCTGGCCGATCGCCTGTCGAAGATGATTCCCTTCGAAGTTGGCATGACCCTGGAAAAAGCCTACGAGATGGAGGAGCCGCTGCGCGACTTCCTCAAGGTCGACGAGGATGCCCGGGAAATCTGGGAAATGTCGCGCAAGCTCGAGGGCATCACTCGTGGTACCGGCAAGCACGCCGGCGGCGTGGTTATCGCGCCGACCAAACTCACCGACTTCTCGCCGATTGCTTGCGATGACGAAGGCGGCAGTCTGGTCACTCAGTTTGACAAGGATGATGTGGAAACCGCAGGTCTGGTGAAGTTCGACTTCCTCGGTCTGCGCACCCTGACCATCATCAAGTGGGCGATGGAAACGATCAACCGCGAGCAGGCCAAGCAAGGCCTGCCGGACCTGAATATCGACTTCATTCCGCTGGATGACAAACCGACCTTCCAAATGTTGCAGAAGGCCGAGACCACTGCGGTGTTCCAGCTCGAGTCGCGCGGCATGAAGGAGCTGATCAAGAAGCTCAAGCCGGACTGCCTGGAAGACATGATCGCCCTGGTGGCCCTGTTCCGTCCGGGCCCGTTGCAGTCGGGCATGGTCGACGACTTCATCAACCGCAAGCACGGTCGTGAGCCGATTTCCTATCCGCATCAGGACTATCAGTACCCGGGCCTGGAGCCCGTACTCAAGCCCACCTACGGCATCATCCTGTATCAGGAACAGGTGATGCAGATCGCCCAGGTCATGGCTGGTTATACCCTCGGTGGCGCGGATATGCTGCGTCGCGCCATGGGTAAGAAGAAGCCCGAGGAGATGGCCAAGCAGCGCGGTGGCTTTATCGAGGGCTGCACGAGCAACGGCATCGATGCGAACCTGTCGGGCAATATCTTCGATCTGGTGGAAAAGTTCGCCGGCTACGGCTTCAATAAATCCCACTCGGCCGCTTATGGTTTGCTCTCTTACCAGACGGCCTGGCTCAAGGCGCACCACTCGGCCGCCTTTATGGCGGCGGTTTTGTCGGCGGATATGCACAACACCGACAAGGTCGTGACCCTGATCGAGGAGTGCCGCAGCATGAAGCTGCGCCTCGATGCGCCGGATGTGAATATTTCAGAATTCAAGTTCACGGTTACCGACGAAGGCTGGATCATCTATGGCCTGGGCGCGATCAAGGGGGTCGGCGAGGGGCCGGTCGAGGCCATCGTCGAGTCGCGTAAGGATGGTCCGTTCAAGGATCTGTTCGACTTCTGCTCGCGCGTCGACCTCAAACGCATCAACAAGCGCACCCTGGAAGCGCTGATCCGCGGTGGCGCCCTGGATCGTATGGGGCCGTATTTCCACGAGGAAATAAAAGCCTACAAGGCCAATATTGATCGTAACCGCGCGGTGCTGTTGGCGGCGATGGAGGAGGCTGTGCAGGCGGCCGAGCAGACCTCGCGCAGCCATGATAGTGGTCATGTGGATCTGTTTGGCGGGGTGTTTGCCGATGCCGAGATGGATGTTTATGCCAATCACCGCAAGGCCCGTGAGCTGTCGCTGAAGGAGCGCCTTAAAGGCGAGAAGGACACCCTCGGCCTGTATCTGACCGGGCATCCGATCGACGAATACGAAGGCGAGGTACGGCGCTTTGCCCGTCAGCGGATCATCGACCTCAAGCCGGCGCGCGGCGACCAGACGATTGCCGGTCTGATCGTCAACCTGCGGGTGATGAAGAACAAGAAGGGTGACAAGATGGGTTTCATCACCCTGGACGATCGCTCTGGCCGGATCGAGGCGTCGTTGTTCGCCGAAGCGTTTTCCAGCAATCAGGCGTTGTTGCAGAGCGATGCCCTGGTGGTGGTCGAGGGCGAGGTGAGTAACGATGATTTTTCCGGCGGTCTGCGTTTGCGGGCCAAGCGAGTGATGAGCCTGGAGGAGGCGCGGACCGGACTGGCTGACAGCCTGCGCTTGAGGATTGCCAGTAGTGCCTTGAAGGGCGATCGGCTGCGCTGGCTGGCGGATGTGTGCAAGCGCCATCGCGGTGCCTGCCCGATCACCCTGGAGTACACCGGTGAGGATGCGCGGGCCATGCTGCAGTTTGGCGAAGGCTGGAGAATCGATCCGGCCGACAGTCTGATTCAGGCATTGCGTGACCAGTTCGGGCGAGACAACGTCTTTCTGCACTACCGCTGA
- the fabZ gene encoding 3-hydroxyacyl-ACP dehydratase FabZ has translation MMDINEIREYLPHRYPFLLVDRVVDLDVEGKCIRAHKNVSINEPFFNGHFPQHPIMPGVLIIEAMAQAAGILGFKMMGLKPSDGTLYYFVGSDKLRFRQPVVPGDQLILEARHLSNKRSIWKFECKASVDGKEVCSAEIICAERKL, from the coding sequence ATGATGGACATCAACGAAATACGTGAGTACCTGCCGCATCGTTATCCGTTCCTGCTGGTAGATCGGGTAGTGGATCTGGATGTTGAGGGCAAGTGCATTCGTGCGCACAAGAATGTCAGCATCAATGAGCCATTCTTCAACGGGCACTTTCCCCAGCATCCGATCATGCCCGGCGTGTTGATCATCGAGGCAATGGCCCAGGCGGCCGGCATACTGGGCTTCAAGATGATGGGTTTGAAGCCTTCGGACGGTACCCTGTATTACTTCGTCGGCTCGGACAAGCTGCGCTTTCGTCAGCCAGTGGTGCCGGGTGATCAACTGATCCTCGAGGCCCGCCACCTGAGTAACAAGCGCAGCATCTGGAAGTTTGAATGCAAGGCCAGTGTCGACGGCAAGGAAGTATGTTCGGCTGAAATCATCTGTGCGGAACGCAAACTATGA
- the lpxB gene encoding lipid-A-disaccharide synthase yields the protein MADLLRVALVAGEASGDILGAGLMQALKARHPQIEFIGVGGPRMQAEGLSSYFPMERLAVMGLVEVLGRLPELLARRRQLIKTLIDAKPDVFIGIDAPDFNLGLELKLRRAGIKTVHYVSPSVWAWRQKRVLKIRDACDLMLTLFPFEAQFYDAHQVPVRFVGHPLADAIPLQADRAAAREALDLPQDSAVVALLPGSRGGEVARLGALFLDAAVRLRTLRPGIRFVVPCASPERRVQLEQMLVGRDLPLTLLDGRSHDALAACDAVLIASGTATLEALLYKRPMVVAYKVAPLTYLILKRLVSSAYFALPNLLAERMLVPELIQHAATPEALAQALAPLLNDGVVQTEGFDVIHRALRRDASAQAAEAVLKLIGQA from the coding sequence ATGGCGGATCTATTGCGCGTCGCGCTGGTGGCTGGTGAAGCCTCCGGCGACATTCTCGGCGCCGGCCTGATGCAGGCCTTGAAGGCCCGTCATCCACAAATCGAATTCATCGGCGTCGGCGGCCCACGTATGCAGGCCGAGGGCCTGAGTTCCTATTTTCCCATGGAACGCCTGGCGGTGATGGGCCTGGTCGAAGTGCTCGGCCGGCTGCCGGAGTTGCTGGCGCGGCGCAGGCAGTTGATCAAGACCCTGATCGACGCCAAGCCGGACGTGTTCATCGGCATCGATGCGCCGGATTTCAACCTGGGCCTCGAGCTCAAATTGCGCCGTGCCGGGATTAAGACCGTGCACTACGTCAGCCCCTCCGTCTGGGCCTGGCGGCAGAAGCGCGTGTTGAAGATTCGTGACGCCTGCGACCTGATGCTGACCCTGTTTCCGTTCGAGGCGCAGTTCTACGACGCCCATCAGGTGCCGGTGCGTTTCGTCGGTCATCCACTGGCCGATGCGATTCCCCTGCAGGCCGACCGGGCGGCGGCGCGCGAGGCCCTGGACTTGCCGCAGGACAGCGCCGTAGTGGCCTTGCTGCCGGGCAGTCGGGGCGGTGAAGTGGCGCGTTTGGGCGCGTTGTTTCTCGATGCGGCGGTGCGTCTGCGTACCCTGCGTCCGGGCATCCGTTTCGTCGTGCCCTGTGCCAGCCCTGAGCGCCGCGTGCAGCTGGAGCAAATGCTGGTCGGGCGTGACTTGCCCTTGACCCTGCTCGATGGCCGCTCCCACGATGCCCTGGCGGCTTGCGATGCGGTGCTCATCGCCTCGGGTACGGCCACCCTGGAAGCCCTGCTGTACAAGCGACCAATGGTGGTGGCCTACAAGGTCGCACCGCTGACTTACCTGATTCTCAAACGCCTGGTCAGCAGTGCCTATTTCGCGCTGCCCAATTTGTTGGCCGAGCGTATGTTGGTTCCTGAGCTGATTCAGCATGCGGCAACCCCGGAAGCTTTGGCCCAGGCCTTGGCGCCTCTGCTCAATGACGGTGTAGTACAGACCGAAGGCTTCGATGTGATTCACCGTGCCCTGCGCCGTGATGCGTCTGCCCAGGCGGCCGAGGCCGTGCTCAAACTGATAGGGCAGGCCTGA
- the lpxD gene encoding UDP-3-O-(3-hydroxymyristoyl)glucosamine N-acyltransferase translates to MQAPVFTLAQLAERLDATLRGTADKAISGLATLQEAGPDQLSFLANPQYRKYLPDCRAGAVLLTAADAENYSGNALLVANPYLAYAQLSHLFDRKPQAAAGVHATAWVADDAQVDASASVGAYAVIERGARIDAGVTIGAHCVIGARSLIGEGGWLAPRVTLYHDVRIGKRVVIQSGAVIGGEGFGFANEKGVWQKIAQIGGVVIGDDVEIGANTTIDRGALADTLIGNGVKLDNQIMIAHNVQIGDNTAMAGCAGISGSTKIGKNCMIAGGVGMVGHIEVCDGVFVTGMTMVTRSITEPGSYSSGTAMQPAGEWRKSAARIRQLDDMARRLQQLEKQLAAVTSSGNASSDA, encoded by the coding sequence ATGCAGGCTCCGGTTTTTACCCTCGCTCAGCTGGCCGAACGGCTGGATGCCACCTTACGTGGCACCGCCGATAAAGCGATCAGTGGTTTGGCCACCTTGCAGGAGGCTGGCCCTGATCAACTGAGCTTTCTGGCTAATCCGCAATACCGCAAATACCTGCCCGATTGCCGTGCCGGCGCGGTCTTGCTGACCGCCGCCGATGCCGAGAATTACAGCGGCAACGCCTTGCTGGTCGCCAATCCCTATCTGGCTTATGCGCAGCTCTCCCACCTGTTCGATCGCAAGCCACAGGCTGCGGCTGGTGTGCATGCAACCGCATGGGTGGCCGATGATGCGCAGGTGGATGCCAGTGCCAGTGTCGGTGCATACGCGGTGATCGAGCGCGGTGCGCGGATCGACGCCGGCGTGACGATCGGCGCGCATTGCGTGATCGGTGCGCGTTCGCTGATCGGTGAGGGTGGCTGGCTCGCGCCGCGAGTCACCCTGTATCACGATGTGCGCATCGGCAAACGGGTGGTGATCCAGTCGGGCGCGGTGATCGGCGGCGAGGGCTTCGGCTTCGCCAACGAGAAGGGTGTCTGGCAGAAGATTGCCCAGATCGGTGGTGTGGTGATCGGCGACGACGTCGAAATCGGCGCCAATACCACCATCGATCGCGGTGCGCTGGCAGACACGCTGATCGGTAACGGGGTCAAGCTGGACAACCAGATCATGATCGCGCACAACGTGCAGATCGGCGACAACACGGCCATGGCCGGTTGTGCGGGTATTTCCGGCAGCACCAAAATTGGCAAGAACTGCATGATCGCCGGTGGCGTCGGCATGGTCGGACACATCGAAGTCTGCGACGGAGTCTTCGTCACGGGTATGACCATGGTGACCCGCTCGATCACCGAGCCGGGTTCTTATTCTTCTGGTACCGCCATGCAGCCTGCGGGCGAGTGGCGCAAGAGTGCGGCACGAATTCGTCAGTTGGATGACATGGCGCGGCGACTGCAACAGTTGGAAAAACAACTGGCTGCCGTGACCTCCAGCGGGAACGCCTCATCTGATGCCTGA
- a CDS encoding OmpH family outer membrane protein has product MRKLTQLVLLSVALLATPAFAEMKVAVLNYQMALLESDAAKRYAVDAEKKFGPQLSKLKTLESDAKRIQDRIVKDGEKMQTAERERLELEFKQKARDFQFQSKELNESKAVADREMLKKLKPNLDKAVEEVIKKGNFDLVLERGAVIDVKPQFDITLQVIERMNQLR; this is encoded by the coding sequence GTGCGTAAGTTGACCCAACTGGTTCTGTTAAGCGTGGCCCTGCTGGCGACCCCAGCATTTGCCGAAATGAAAGTAGCAGTACTCAATTACCAAATGGCGCTGCTCGAGTCCGATGCGGCCAAGCGCTATGCGGTCGATGCCGAGAAAAAATTCGGCCCGCAGCTGAGCAAGCTCAAGACCCTGGAAAGCGATGCCAAGCGCATCCAGGATCGCATCGTCAAAGATGGCGAAAAAATGCAGACCGCCGAGCGTGAGCGTCTGGAGCTGGAATTCAAGCAGAAGGCCCGCGATTTCCAGTTTCAGTCCAAAGAGCTGAACGAATCCAAGGCAGTTGCCGATCGCGAGATGCTGAAAAAGCTCAAGCCGAACCTGGATAAAGCCGTGGAAGAAGTGATCAAGAAAGGTAACTTCGACCTGGTGCTCGAGCGCGGTGCGGTGATCGATGTCAAGCCCCAGTTCGACATCACTCTGCAGGTTATCGAGCGCATGAATCAGCTGCGCTGA
- the rnhB gene encoding ribonuclease HII, translated as MQLGLDFSQVQELVAGVDEVGRGPLCGAVVTAAVILDPLRPILGLNDSKKLSAARREQLFDEICEKALAWCVARAEVEEIDRLNILHATMLAMQRAVEGLSVVPRLALIDGNRCPILQVPSTAVIKGDSQVPAIAAASILAKVSRDREMQLLDALYPGYGIAGHKGYPTPVHLEALRRLGPTPIHRRSFAPVRALLDD; from the coding sequence ATGCAGCTGGGTCTGGACTTCAGTCAGGTGCAGGAGCTGGTCGCCGGTGTCGATGAAGTCGGCCGTGGCCCATTGTGCGGAGCTGTGGTCACTGCAGCGGTAATTCTCGATCCGTTGCGGCCGATTCTGGGACTGAACGATTCGAAGAAGCTCAGCGCTGCACGGCGCGAGCAGCTCTTCGATGAAATCTGCGAGAAAGCCCTGGCCTGGTGCGTCGCCCGCGCCGAGGTGGAGGAAATCGACCGCCTGAACATCCTCCACGCGACCATGCTGGCCATGCAGCGCGCGGTCGAGGGCTTGAGTGTCGTGCCCCGGCTGGCGCTGATCGACGGTAATCGTTGCCCCATCCTGCAAGTGCCGAGCACGGCTGTGATCAAGGGCGACAGCCAGGTCCCGGCGATCGCCGCGGCCTCGATTCTGGCCAAGGTCAGCCGCGATCGCGAGATGCAGCTGCTCGATGCGTTGTATCCCGGTTACGGCATCGCCGGGCACAAGGGCTATCCCACTCCCGTGCATCTGGAAGCCTTGCGCCGCCTGGGGCCAACGCCGATTCACCGGCGCTCATTTGCCCCGGTGCGTGCGCTGCTGGACGACTGA